One window of the Camarhynchus parvulus chromosome 2, STF_HiC, whole genome shotgun sequence genome contains the following:
- the SLC25A40 gene encoding solute carrier family 25 member 40, giving the protein MAEMSDIHVQKLTIVQQAIASCCGAIITSLFVTPLDVIKTRLQAQRNPFHDGECFVNSNGRVDHVYVCKNGDSKAWYKKPGHFKGTLDAFVKIIRIEGIKSLWSGLPPTLIMAVPTTAIYFTCYDQLCEALKNRPGKHDEHIPVIAGSLSRFGSATVVSPLELIKTQMQYRRSSYKQLYLRVSTKVAVDGWLSLWQGWASTILRDVPFSAMYWYNYERFKKMMCKEVGAHEPTFFVSFTSGAASGSIAAVVTQPFDVVKTHRQTQLWENETLKIPQRDRKSTWAVMRKIAARNGITGLFAGITPRLFKVAPACAIMISTYEYGKSFFSHLNEKKNQHP; this is encoded by the exons ATGGCTGAAATGAGTGATATCCATGTACAAAAACTAACCATTGTTCAGCAAGCAATAGCCTCTTGTTGTGGAGCCATAATTACATCATTATTTG TAACTCCGCTTGATGTTATCAAAACTCGACTGCAAGCCCAAAGGAATCCATTCCATGACG GAGAGTGTTTTGTAAACTCCAATGGCCGTGTGGATCATGTATATGTTTGTAAAAATGGGGACAGCAAAGCCTGGTATAAAAAACCTGGGCATTTCAAAGGGACATTG GATGCATTTGTGAAAATTATTCGAATAGAGGGAATTAAGTCGCTGTGGAGTGGGCTTCCCCCAACACT AATAATGGCAGTTCCTACCACTGCAATCTATTTTACCTGCTATGATCAGCTGTGTGAAGCTTTGAAAAATAGACCAGGAAAGCATGATGAGCACATTCCAGTTATTGCAGGTTCCTTAAGCAGAT TTGGTTCTGCCACTGTGGTGAGTCCCCTGGAGCTGATCAAAACCCAAATGCAGTATCGCAGGTCATCCTACAAGCAGCTGTACCTGCGTGTCAGCACCAAAGTGGCTGTGGATGGGTGGCTTtccctgtggcagggctgggcttcAACTATTCTGAGAGATGTACCTTTCTCAG CAATGTATTGGTATAATTATGAACGTTTCAAGAAGATGATGTGCAAGGAAGTTGGTGCACATGAACCCAcgttttttgtttcttttacttCAGGAGCAGCATCTGGCTCT ATTGCAGCTGTTGTAACTCAGCCATTTGATGTAGTGAAAACACATAGGCAGACTCAACTTTGGGAGAATGAGACCTTAAAAA TTCCACAGAGGGACAGAAAATCAACCTGGGCAGTTATGAGGAAAATTGCTGCTAGAAATGGGATTACTGGATTATTTGCAG GTATTACTCCACGGCTGTTTAAAGTTGCTCCTGCTTGTGCCATAATGATCAGCACGTATGAATATGGaaagtctttcttttctcatttaaatgaaaaaaagaatcaacATCCATAA
- the DBF4 gene encoding protein DBF4 homolog A has translation MKPSAAEAADKGARPQDAIQAKPEKIRSSLKNVKKDAGKPEKLKFKPLTGKVFYLDIPSNVISEKLGKDLKELGGRVESFLSKDINYLVTNKKEAKFAPTLGQISPVPSPESAPNGGNGSPHPSSRKDRHDGSSFKIADTVRMSRGKSLVEKAIKELDLIPSGSILSNALSWGVKILHIDDVKNCIEQKKRELYLIKRAGSSSKDVGKHVTAPKSKSRLKSPFIRVEDRSRQYRPFYLQLLSFPFLNYCVPKPYSPFEVDKKYPGQKQTQSKERNKINSDKDCGMPAQFPQKDKKKRGYCECCGKKYEDLQTHLESERHRNFAQSTQYKVVDDIISELVYEFVAYKDDDTGEIKRTKCSTGCFSPIIGKITRPDELKEQVKKQRIALKTYSWKDTAMQALKLDRQPAEVQPNSVPIPTPVSASVCSVLYSHPSQPSELKSKFRINNENIKTDRSCAVKLRETVVSSNSIQPPLQKTDRVYTENFSQTSELFSKEILEPDESKKNVQCFQEGMDTYNSHTQVTDFSEKDKNLVQQKRKLNNSVVLPAKCLKKADANPTFVKKHHNLCDNHQQMQHNVVLEAEVSDPAVTKELNASAASTAHSSPSGKLHRKVKLNLRKNKRETRKQNMELPVKNSDGLSVPEEKRSTCSSSLQTLLELFQTSERNSEFGGFSSYTENKCSMSINDTCEGQNANVLWSLFSSSSSSPFFGF, from the exons ATGAAGCCGAGCGCTGCCGAGGCCGCCGACAAAGGAGCGCGTCCCC aagatGCAATACAAGCAAAACCAGAGAAGATAAGATCTTCCCTGAAGAATGTGAAGAAAGACGCAGGAAAACCGGAGAAACTCAAATTTAAGCCGCTCACTGGGAAAGTGTTTTACCTCGATATCCCATCAAATGTGATCTCTGAAAAGTTaggaaaggacctcaaagagCTGGGAGGG AGAGTGGAGAGTTTTCTTAGTAAAGATATCAACTATCTGGTGACTAATAAAAAGGAGGCAAAATTTGCACCAACTCTTGGCCAGATTTCTCCTGTTCCTAGTCCAGAATCTGCACCTAATGGAGGAAATGGTTCACCTCATCCTAGCAGCCGAAAAGATCGACATGATGGCAGTTCATTTAAGATAGCAGATACA GTACGTATGAGCAGAGGAAAGTCTTTGGTTGAAAAGGCAATCAAAGAACTG GACTTAATCCCCTCTGGTAGTATACTGTCCAATGCTTTGAGTTGGGGAGTGAAGATACTTCATATTGatg ATGTTAAGAATTGCATtgaacaaaagaaaagggagCTCTATCTAATCAAAAGAGCAGGCAGTTCTTCTAAAGATGTG ggAAAACACGTTACTGCTCCAAAGTCAAAAA GTAGGCTGAAAAGTCCATTTATCAGAGTGGAGGATAGGAGTCG CCAGTACCGACCGTTTTATCTGCAGTTACTgagttttccatttctgaacTACTGCGTTCCAAAGCCATATAGTCCATTTGAGGTGGATAAGAAGTATCCTGGTCAAAAGCAAACTCAGTCTAAGGAAAG GAACAAAATAAACAGTGATAAGGATTGTGGAATGCCTGCTCAATTTCCtcagaaggacaaaaaaaagagaggataTTGTGAATGTTGTGGGAAGAAATATGAAGATCTGCAAACA CATCTTGAAAGTGAGCGGCACCGAAATTTTGCACAAAGCACACAGTATAAAGTTGTTGATGATATAATCTCTGAGTTAGTTTATGAGTTTGTTGCATACAAAGATGATGATACGGGAGAAATAAAAAG GACAAAATGTAGCACAGGATGTTTTTCTCCTATTATTGGAAAGATAACCAGACCAGATGAGCTGAAAGAGCAAGTGAAAAAGCAGCGCATTGCTTTGAAAACTTACTCCTGGAAGGATACTGCAATGCAGGCTCTCAAGCTGGATCGCCAGCCTGCAGAAGTACAACCAAATTCTGTGCCAATACCTACCCCTGTTTCTGCATCTGTCTGTTCAGTTCTTTATTCTCACCCATCACAACCTTCAGAGCTAAAAAGTAAATTCagaattaataatgaaaatattaagacTGATCGTTCCTGTGCTGTGAAGTTACGAGAGACTGTTGTATCATCAAATTCCATACAACCACCCCTTCAAAAAACTGACAGAGTATACACAGAGAACTTTTCTCAAACTTCTGAGCTGTTTAGCAAGGAAATACTGGAACCAGATGAAAGTAAAAAGAATGTACAGTGTTTTCAGGAAGGAATGGATACTTACAATTCTCATACCCAAGTTACAGATTTTagtgaaaaagacaaaaacttaGTGCAGCAAAAAcgaaaattaaataattcagtaGTTCTACCAGCGAAGTGTTTGAAAAAAGCAGATGCCAATCCTACATTTGTCAAGAAACATCACAATTTATGTGATAATCATCAACAAATGCAGCACAATGTCGTTCTGGAGGCTGAGGTATCTGATCCTGCTGTGACCAAAGAACTTAATGCatcagctgccagcactgcccacagtTCACCGTCTGGAAAGCTGCACAGAAAAGTGAAGCTTAAtttgagaaagaataaaagagaaaccCGGAAACAGAATATGGAGTTACCTGTAAAGAATTCAGATGGACTGTCAGTTCCTGAAGAGAAGAGAAGCACTTGTAGCTCATCACTGCAGACCCTATTGGAGTTATTTCAGACAAGTGAAAGAAACTCAGAATTTGGAGGTTTTTCAAGTTACACTGAGAACAAATGTTCAATGAGCATAAATGATACATGTGAAGGGCAGAATGCAAATGTTTTATGgtcattattttcctcttcatcctcatctCCATTTTTTGGATTTTAA